From a single Gracilimonas sp. genomic region:
- a CDS encoding glycosyltransferase family 1 protein: MKELRVALFTGNYNHIKDGVSLTLNRLVKYLEDQGIPVLVFGPTVKEPALEHNGRLVSVPSIRMPVSGRGEYRVPIGISARSIKELEDFNPTLVHIATPDLAGYKALLWAQKNNVQVVGSYHTHFTSYFKYYGLTPIEFIAWRYLSWFYNSCSHVYVPSQSMIDELETHGFNEGMKIWARGVNTKLFSPEKRDLEWRRGAGFEDDDIIVTFVSRLVWEKELDTFRHSVQQVASKNSKVKALVVGDGPAKAELQRLMPEAHYTGFLEGESLARAYASSDVFLFPSHTETFGNVTLEAMSSGLPCLVADATGSKSLVEHGVNGGLAEPENKVDFAKKLAIIVSDSNLRNKMKKASRDKAVQYEWDEINGELVQNYKEALELPVPQTYL, encoded by the coding sequence ATGAAAGAATTAAGAGTCGCCCTTTTTACAGGCAACTATAATCACATCAAAGACGGTGTTTCGCTTACGTTGAATCGGTTGGTGAAATATTTAGAAGATCAGGGAATACCAGTTTTGGTATTTGGTCCAACAGTAAAAGAGCCGGCGCTCGAACATAATGGGCGCTTGGTTTCAGTTCCCTCCATTAGGATGCCTGTTTCTGGGCGTGGAGAGTATAGAGTACCAATAGGGATTTCAGCCAGGTCAATTAAGGAACTGGAAGACTTCAATCCAACTCTTGTTCATATTGCAACGCCAGACCTGGCCGGATATAAGGCATTGTTGTGGGCACAAAAAAATAATGTTCAGGTAGTTGGTTCCTATCACACACATTTTACAAGCTACTTCAAGTATTATGGTCTCACGCCTATTGAGTTTATTGCCTGGCGGTATTTGAGCTGGTTTTACAATTCCTGTTCTCATGTGTATGTGCCGTCACAGTCAATGATTGACGAATTGGAAACTCATGGCTTTAATGAAGGCATGAAAATTTGGGCAAGAGGAGTAAATACAAAATTGTTTTCACCTGAAAAAAGAGACCTGGAATGGAGGAGAGGTGCTGGATTTGAAGACGATGATATTATTGTGACCTTTGTATCCCGGCTTGTTTGGGAAAAAGAGTTGGATACCTTTCGGCATAGTGTGCAGCAAGTAGCATCTAAAAATTCAAAAGTTAAGGCGCTGGTTGTAGGTGATGGACCTGCTAAAGCAGAATTACAGAGATTAATGCCTGAAGCACATTATACCGGATTTCTGGAAGGGGAAAGCCTGGCAAGAGCTTATGCTAGCAGTGATGTATTCCTTTTTCCATCTCATACCGAAACTTTTGGAAATGTTACTCTGGAAGCCATGAGTAGTGGGTTGCCTTGTCTGGTTGCTGATGCTACAGGAAGTAAATCCCTGGTTGAACACGGAGTGAATGGAGGACTAGCTGAACCCGAGAACAAAGTAGATTTTGCCAAAAAATTAGCCATTATCGTCTCTGATTCAAATCTTCGTAACAAAATGAAGAAAGCCTCCCGTGACAAGGCAGTACAATATGAGTGGGATGAGATTAATGGTGAGCTGGTGCAGAATTACAAAGAAGCGTTAGAACTTCCGGTGCCACAAACCTATCTATAA
- a CDS encoding glycosyltransferase, translating into MKIIDVAEFYTDQGGGVKTYINQKLQAGKKHGHEIVIVAPGEDWGEEERYGGRVIWVKGPRLPVDWRYYILWREKAVHEILDRENPDVVEGSSPWTGGWFAGRWKGEAVKTFIFHQDPVAAYPHTIFGNMLGFDRVDKLFGFYWKYLQRLSNNFDATIVSGEWLGERIDNYGVHNPIPVPFGIDKDFFSPGRRDTELRKKLLADFGLPESAKLMIAISRHHPEKRLGSLIDGFHAAAEEKPMALIVFGDGPIRKYVDFKANKTPHVKLMGFTENRDELANILASCDYFVHGSSAETYGIVVAEAVCSGLPVVVPKRGGAGDIANPDIAETFKAGNSESLKGALLDITSRDREEMVEACKTAAQEEIGTMDDHFKLLFNKYEQLVEQKKQLYKR; encoded by the coding sequence ATGAAAATCATTGACGTCGCCGAATTTTATACAGATCAGGGAGGTGGGGTAAAAACCTACATCAACCAAAAATTGCAGGCTGGGAAAAAACATGGCCATGAAATTGTAATCGTTGCTCCTGGTGAGGATTGGGGAGAAGAAGAACGCTATGGAGGAAGGGTGATTTGGGTTAAAGGCCCGCGCCTACCGGTAGACTGGCGCTATTATATTTTGTGGCGCGAAAAAGCCGTTCATGAAATTTTGGATCGTGAAAATCCTGATGTGGTTGAGGGTTCCTCCCCCTGGACGGGTGGATGGTTTGCTGGCAGATGGAAAGGAGAGGCTGTTAAGACCTTCATTTTTCATCAGGATCCGGTTGCTGCTTACCCTCATACTATATTTGGAAATATGCTCGGCTTTGATCGGGTTGACAAGCTGTTTGGTTTCTATTGGAAGTACCTCCAGCGGCTCAGCAATAATTTTGATGCGACCATTGTAAGTGGCGAATGGTTGGGCGAACGCATTGATAATTATGGAGTGCATAACCCAATCCCAGTCCCATTTGGAATAGATAAAGATTTCTTTTCTCCTGGCAGAAGAGATACAGAGCTCCGGAAAAAACTATTAGCAGATTTTGGGTTGCCTGAATCAGCTAAATTGATGATTGCCATAAGTCGTCATCACCCCGAAAAAAGACTGGGCTCTCTAATCGATGGCTTTCATGCAGCCGCGGAAGAAAAGCCAATGGCACTGATTGTTTTCGGCGACGGACCCATACGAAAGTATGTGGATTTTAAAGCGAACAAAACTCCGCATGTTAAGCTGATGGGTTTTACGGAAAACCGCGATGAACTGGCAAATATCCTCGCTTCATGCGATTATTTTGTTCATGGCTCATCAGCAGAAACGTATGGCATTGTAGTGGCCGAGGCAGTTTGCAGTGGCTTGCCTGTGGTTGTTCCCAAAAGGGGAGGGGCTGGTGATATTGCCAATCCTGATATTGCCGAAACCTTTAAAGCCGGAAACTCGGAATCCTTAAAAGGTGCCCTGCTTGATATTACCTCAAGAGACAGAGAGGAGATGGTTGAAGCATGCAAAACGGCTGCTCAAGAAGAAATAGGAACAATGGATGATCATTTCAAACTTCTTTTTAATAAATACGAGCAGTTAGTAGAACAAAAAAAACAGCTTTATAAACGCTGA
- a CDS encoding MoxR family ATPase, whose protein sequence is MSTEEKDPTNEQPSAENEEKAPFESRTDLSGVEKLVESIRTEIGKIIVGQHRMVDLLIAALLADGHVLIEGVPGVAKTLTTKLLAQTISADFSRIQFTPDLMPADVIGTSVFNPKTTDFEFKEGPIFSNLVLIDEINRSPAKTQAALFEVMEERQITVDGKTYFMEPPFMVIATQNPIEHEGTYRLPEAQLDRFLFRIDVPYPSLDEEVKILSGSYSRKNKLDISALDKVISAEEIAKQRNVAASVHVEPELMKYIAQIIQNTRNSSSVSIGASPRASVFVMKAAQAWAAMNGRDFITPEDVKEVINPVLRHRITLTPEKEMEGMKPDQVIQIILEKVEVPR, encoded by the coding sequence ATGAGTACAGAAGAAAAAGATCCCACAAACGAACAGCCATCAGCTGAAAACGAAGAAAAAGCGCCCTTTGAGAGCCGCACCGATTTATCCGGCGTTGAGAAACTGGTGGAAAGCATCCGCACCGAAATCGGTAAAATCATTGTCGGTCAGCATCGTATGGTCGATTTACTCATAGCTGCCCTACTGGCCGATGGTCATGTGCTGATTGAAGGCGTTCCGGGTGTAGCCAAAACCCTGACTACCAAATTGCTGGCCCAAACCATCAGTGCTGATTTTTCACGTATTCAGTTCACGCCCGACCTGATGCCGGCTGATGTTATCGGAACATCGGTATTCAATCCTAAAACCACCGACTTTGAGTTCAAAGAAGGACCAATATTTTCAAATCTTGTTCTAATTGATGAGATCAACCGTTCTCCGGCAAAAACACAGGCTGCACTTTTTGAGGTGATGGAAGAGCGGCAAATTACTGTGGACGGAAAAACCTATTTTATGGAGCCTCCTTTTATGGTTATTGCCACCCAAAACCCGATTGAACACGAAGGAACCTATCGGCTTCCTGAAGCACAATTGGACCGTTTTTTATTCAGGATTGATGTACCCTACCCATCCCTTGATGAAGAAGTAAAGATTTTATCCGGAAGTTATTCCCGAAAAAACAAGCTGGATATCAGCGCTCTCGATAAAGTGATCTCCGCAGAAGAAATCGCCAAGCAACGTAATGTAGCCGCTTCGGTTCATGTAGAGCCCGAGCTGATGAAATACATTGCCCAGATTATTCAGAATACACGAAATAGCAGTTCGGTATCGATAGGGGCTTCACCACGTGCATCCGTATTTGTGATGAAAGCTGCACAAGCATGGGCTGCAATGAACGGCCGGGATTTCATCACTCCGGAAGACGTGAAAGAAGTTATCAATCCCGTACTTCGCCACCGTATCACGCTCACTCCCGAAAAAGAAATGGAGGGAATGAAGCCCGATCAGGTAATACAGATTATCTTAGAAAAGGTGGAAGTCCCGCGGTAA
- a CDS encoding NAD-dependent epimerase/dehydratase family protein — protein sequence MKAFVTGGTGFIGSHLVEALIKSEDYDEVRCLVRSDEKWLAGLNFKKISGDLQNLNALSKGLEGADVVFHIAAIVKAPTKKEFTHANVDATENLVRLAQKKGVRNMVILSSLAAAGPSKGSPKTEGEPMNPVSMYGESKKEMEARIKKAVGKDDSIKIIRPPAVYGPREDQIYSFFQAFSKGICPIVGDGNNPRVSMVYVSDLVIGIMQAAQKKDTGIHTYFISGEGTHSWNEIRAITSKVMGKKAIPIKIKPKLVKKAATVIENVASLIGKYPVINKEKANELILEWTCSSEKAQKELDYDPKVSLAEGISRTVHWYKMHNWL from the coding sequence ATGAAAGCCTTTGTAACCGGAGGAACAGGTTTTATTGGAAGTCACCTGGTTGAAGCTTTAATCAAATCTGAAGACTATGACGAGGTTCGATGCCTGGTAAGAAGTGACGAGAAATGGCTGGCTGGGCTAAACTTCAAAAAGATCTCCGGAGATCTTCAAAACCTTAACGCTTTATCGAAAGGACTTGAAGGTGCGGATGTAGTATTTCACATTGCCGCTATCGTAAAAGCTCCCACAAAAAAAGAGTTTACTCATGCGAATGTAGATGCCACCGAAAACTTAGTGCGACTAGCCCAGAAAAAGGGCGTCAGGAATATGGTGATTTTATCTTCATTGGCGGCAGCAGGTCCTAGTAAAGGATCCCCAAAAACTGAAGGTGAACCCATGAATCCGGTGAGTATGTACGGTGAGTCAAAAAAAGAGATGGAAGCCCGCATCAAGAAAGCCGTTGGTAAAGATGACAGTATTAAAATCATCCGCCCGCCTGCTGTTTACGGACCTCGTGAAGATCAGATTTACTCTTTCTTTCAGGCTTTTTCAAAAGGAATCTGCCCTATCGTAGGCGATGGGAACAATCCCCGTGTTTCAATGGTGTATGTAAGTGACTTAGTAATAGGAATTATGCAGGCGGCTCAAAAAAAGGATACTGGCATACATACCTATTTTATCTCCGGTGAAGGCACCCATTCCTGGAATGAGATTCGTGCCATTACTTCTAAAGTAATGGGTAAAAAAGCCATCCCGATTAAGATTAAACCTAAGTTGGTTAAGAAAGCGGCAACTGTAATTGAAAATGTAGCATCATTAATTGGGAAATATCCCGTTATTAATAAAGAAAAAGCTAATGAGTTAATTCTGGAGTGGACTTGCTCCTCAGAAAAAGCTCAAAAAGAATTAGATTACGATCCCAAAGTTTCACTGGCAGAAGGAATCTCCAGAACAGTCCACTGGTATAAAATGCATAATTGGTTATAG
- a CDS encoding class II fumarate hydratase, translating into MSEYRIEKDSMGEVKVPKDALYGAQTQRAHDNFPVSGIKFSREFIEALGFVKKSAAAVNAELGLLDEGVSEAIQAASQEVIDGLHDKEFVIDIFQTGSGTSTNMNANEVLAHRANELKKNLDVNIHPNDHINYGQSSNDVIPTTIRVAAVKAVNNDLIPALKHLHKAFIEKGKEYADVVKTGRTHLMDAMPVTIEQEFSGYARQVELGIKRVESALERVSELPQGGTAVGTGINTHKDFGKKFAAKISELTGETFTEAENHFEAQATVDAPVELSGQLKTIAVSLMKIGNDLRWMNSGPNSGIGEVELAALQPGSSIMPGKVNPVIEESLTMVCAQVIGNDATVTIGGQAGNFELNVMLPVVAHNLLQSIDILANAARNLADRSVSKLTVRKENIASMVEKNPILVTALNPIIGYDKAAKIAKKAFAEGRALKEVAKEMTDLSDEELDKALDPIKMTKGGFTE; encoded by the coding sequence ATGAGTGAATATCGTATCGAGAAAGATTCCATGGGTGAAGTTAAAGTTCCGAAAGATGCCTTGTATGGAGCTCAAACCCAGCGTGCACACGACAATTTTCCGGTAAGCGGAATCAAATTCAGCCGTGAGTTTATTGAGGCGCTGGGTTTTGTGAAGAAGTCGGCCGCAGCGGTGAATGCTGAACTGGGACTTCTGGATGAAGGAGTTTCTGAAGCTATTCAAGCTGCTTCGCAAGAAGTAATTGACGGACTGCACGACAAAGAATTCGTTATCGATATTTTTCAAACGGGTTCGGGTACTTCCACGAATATGAATGCAAACGAAGTACTTGCTCACCGGGCCAATGAGCTGAAGAAAAACCTGGATGTAAATATCCACCCAAACGATCATATCAACTATGGACAAAGCTCCAATGATGTAATACCAACGACTATTCGGGTAGCTGCAGTTAAGGCTGTAAACAATGATTTGATCCCGGCGCTGAAACATCTGCACAAGGCTTTCATTGAAAAGGGAAAAGAATATGCCGACGTAGTTAAAACCGGACGAACTCACCTCATGGACGCCATGCCGGTCACCATTGAGCAGGAATTCAGTGGCTATGCCCGCCAGGTTGAATTGGGAATCAAGCGGGTTGAATCGGCCCTGGAGAGAGTAAGCGAACTACCTCAGGGCGGAACTGCAGTTGGAACCGGAATTAATACACACAAAGATTTCGGGAAGAAATTCGCAGCTAAAATTTCTGAACTCACCGGCGAAACATTCACTGAAGCTGAAAATCATTTTGAAGCACAGGCTACCGTGGATGCGCCCGTTGAGCTAAGTGGACAGCTTAAAACTATTGCAGTTAGCTTGATGAAAATCGGGAATGACCTTCGCTGGATGAATTCTGGTCCAAACAGTGGAATTGGTGAAGTTGAGCTAGCCGCTCTACAACCAGGCTCTTCAATTATGCCTGGAAAAGTGAATCCGGTGATCGAAGAATCACTTACTATGGTTTGCGCACAGGTAATTGGTAATGATGCCACAGTGACTATTGGCGGGCAGGCTGGAAATTTTGAACTTAACGTGATGCTGCCCGTAGTGGCACACAACCTGCTTCAGTCAATCGACATTCTGGCGAATGCAGCACGTAACCTGGCCGACCGATCCGTCTCCAAACTTACGGTAAGAAAAGAGAATATTGCATCTATGGTTGAGAAAAATCCGATCCTGGTTACAGCTTTAAATCCAATTATTGGGTATGATAAGGCAGCCAAGATTGCCAAAAAGGCTTTTGCAGAAGGACGAGCTCTAAAAGAAGTGGCCAAAGAAATGACTGATCTTTCGGATGAAGAACTTGATAAGGCATTAGATCCAATAAAAATGACTAAAGGAGGTTTCACTGAGTAG
- a CDS encoding thiamine pyrophosphate-dependent enzyme produces the protein MAQVKEKTTKSKFTAAQKKEILADFKLGWVSRHMSLIGRKEVLTGKAKFGIFGDGKEVPQIAMAKVFKNGDFRSGYYRDQTFMMAIGEVTPQQLFAQLYAHADVEADPNSAGRQMNSHFATRLVDNEGNWIDQTKSKNTASDISPTAGQMARLLGLAQASKVYRNEKALKGKEWKKFSNKGNEVAFGTIGDASTSEGVFWETINAGGVLQVPIIMSVWDDGFGISVAKKYQTTKENISEVLKGFQRTKDEDGYEILRVKAWDYEALIETYQKAEKIAREEHVPVLIHVQEVTQPQGHSTSGSHERYKSEERLKWEEEYCCLERLRQWILENDIATADKLDKLEEEAQDEINEAKKAAWKAFMDPIKKEKSTVIDLINKLKDESGVEKLGDFAKKLKNYPNAMRKDILSAARKSLAVTAGKKGSARQELADWVSDYRAENKERYNSHLYSQTPYSPLNIEEVKPEYPKDPERVDGRLVIRENFDAIFEKYPNTLVFGEDSGKLGDVNKGLEGMQDKYGEIRVSDTGIREATILGQGIGMSIRGLRPIAEIQYLDYLLYCFQGISDDLATLRYRTKGGQAAPLIVRTRGHRLEGIWHSGSPMGMITSGARGVHLCVPRNLTEAAGFYNTLLQGDDPAIIVEPLNGYRLKEDMPSNLGEFTTPLGKPEIINEGNDITVVSYGSTFNIVESIIPQLEDAGISIELIDVRTLMPFDLDHVIGKSLSKTNRLLIVDEDVPGGASAYILHKVLEEQGGYFDLDSEPKCLTAHDHRPAYASDGDYFSKPNAEDIFEAIYEMMRKADTERFPAIY, from the coding sequence ATGGCTCAAGTAAAAGAAAAGACGACAAAAAGTAAGTTTACCGCTGCTCAGAAAAAGGAAATCCTTGCAGATTTCAAACTGGGTTGGGTAAGCCGGCATATGTCGCTGATCGGTAGAAAAGAAGTACTCACCGGAAAAGCCAAGTTCGGGATATTTGGAGATGGAAAGGAAGTGCCGCAGATTGCAATGGCCAAAGTTTTTAAGAATGGTGATTTCCGATCCGGTTATTATCGAGACCAAACTTTTATGATGGCAATAGGGGAAGTAACTCCCCAACAGCTTTTTGCACAGCTTTATGCCCACGCTGATGTAGAAGCCGATCCAAATTCAGCCGGAAGACAGATGAATTCCCACTTTGCAACTCGCTTGGTGGATAATGAGGGCAACTGGATTGATCAAACCAAATCCAAAAACACGGCTTCAGATATTTCGCCAACAGCCGGACAAATGGCACGTCTCTTAGGACTGGCTCAAGCCTCTAAGGTATACCGTAACGAGAAAGCGCTGAAAGGCAAGGAATGGAAGAAGTTTTCCAATAAAGGAAATGAAGTAGCTTTCGGTACCATCGGTGATGCAAGTACTTCTGAGGGAGTATTCTGGGAAACCATCAACGCAGGCGGTGTTTTGCAAGTGCCCATTATCATGTCGGTTTGGGATGATGGCTTTGGTATTTCTGTGGCTAAGAAATACCAAACTACCAAAGAGAATATTTCTGAGGTACTCAAAGGATTCCAGAGAACCAAGGATGAAGATGGGTATGAAATTCTGAGGGTAAAAGCCTGGGATTATGAGGCACTCATCGAGACTTACCAAAAAGCGGAAAAGATTGCGCGTGAAGAGCACGTGCCGGTTTTAATTCATGTACAGGAAGTAACACAACCACAGGGACATTCCACTTCCGGTTCACATGAGCGCTATAAATCAGAAGAAAGACTGAAGTGGGAAGAAGAGTATTGTTGCCTTGAACGACTTCGCCAATGGATTTTAGAGAATGATATTGCTACGGCTGATAAACTGGATAAGCTGGAAGAAGAGGCACAGGATGAAATCAATGAAGCCAAGAAAGCAGCCTGGAAAGCGTTCATGGACCCCATAAAAAAAGAGAAATCCACTGTTATTGATCTGATCAATAAACTGAAAGACGAAAGTGGTGTTGAGAAACTGGGTGACTTTGCTAAAAAACTTAAGAATTACCCGAATGCAATGCGCAAAGATATTTTGTCAGCGGCTCGAAAGTCGTTGGCGGTAACAGCGGGTAAAAAGGGCTCTGCACGCCAGGAACTGGCTGATTGGGTCAGCGATTATAGGGCAGAAAATAAAGAGCGCTATAATTCTCATTTATATAGCCAGACTCCATATTCACCATTGAACATAGAAGAGGTGAAGCCGGAATATCCTAAAGATCCGGAACGTGTGGATGGCCGGTTGGTTATTCGCGAAAACTTTGATGCTATTTTTGAGAAATATCCGAATACACTGGTTTTTGGAGAAGACTCTGGGAAACTTGGTGACGTGAATAAAGGACTGGAAGGAATGCAGGATAAATACGGCGAGATTCGCGTGAGCGACACCGGAATCCGTGAAGCTACGATTTTAGGACAGGGAATTGGGATGTCGATTCGCGGACTTCGGCCCATTGCTGAGATTCAGTACCTGGATTATCTTTTGTATTGTTTTCAGGGAATTTCGGATGATCTTGCTACACTCCGATATCGAACTAAAGGAGGGCAGGCTGCGCCATTAATTGTAAGAACTCGTGGCCACCGACTCGAAGGAATCTGGCACTCAGGTTCCCCAATGGGAATGATAACCAGCGGAGCCCGGGGTGTGCATTTGTGTGTTCCGAGAAATCTGACGGAAGCAGCCGGATTCTACAATACATTACTGCAGGGAGATGATCCTGCGATTATTGTTGAACCTCTGAATGGATACCGCCTCAAAGAAGATATGCCTTCCAATTTAGGTGAATTCACGACGCCGCTTGGCAAACCTGAGATAATCAACGAAGGAAACGATATTACGGTAGTTTCATATGGATCGACCTTCAATATTGTGGAAAGCATTATACCGCAACTTGAGGATGCCGGAATTTCCATCGAGCTGATTGATGTGAGAACGCTTATGCCTTTTGATCTGGATCATGTAATTGGAAAATCACTCAGTAAGACCAATCGTCTCTTAATTGTGGATGAAGACGTTCCGGGCGGAGCTTCGGCGTACATATTGCATAAGGTACTCGAAGAGCAGGGTGGATATTTTGATCTGGATTCAGAACCAAAATGCCTGACAGCTCATGACCACCGTCCGGCCTACGCTTCTGATGGAGATTACTTCAGCAAGCCCAACGCCGAGGATATCTTCGAAGCAATTTACGAAATGATGCGAAAGGCAGATACGGAGCGCTTTCCGGCTATTTATTAA
- a CDS encoding aminotransferase class I/II-fold pyridoxal phosphate-dependent enzyme: MADKKSSATKSDIFSKAFNFTKADEVKEMGLYPYFKPLEATDGTIVEIEGKKVIMAGSNNYLGLTNDQRTIKAAQDALKKYGTGCTGSRYLNGTLDSHLELEDKLAKFMGKEGCVLFSTGYQTNEGSIQTIADRNDIIFSDKDNHACIVVGTLVSNAKTMRYQHNDMDQLRKLLERADPDAGKIIVTDGVFSMSGTLAKVPELVKLAKEFNARLYLDDAHAIGVVGEGGRGSASVFGLTDEVDLISGTFSKSFASLGGFLVGDRPVIEYIRHKSPAHIFSASMPPANVATVLKVLEILQEEPWRLVRLEEIANYMRKELRALGFNVWSSQSPIIPVVIGEMMSCFKFWKDLFEEGVYTNAVVPPAVPQGQSLLRTSYMASHTDEHLDQILEAFRKVGLKHGVIDRNGHSAIE, translated from the coding sequence ATGGCCGATAAAAAATCCAGCGCCACAAAATCAGACATTTTTTCCAAGGCTTTTAATTTTACAAAAGCGGATGAAGTCAAAGAGATGGGGCTGTATCCGTACTTTAAACCTCTCGAAGCCACCGATGGTACCATAGTTGAAATTGAAGGCAAAAAAGTAATTATGGCTGGGTCTAATAATTACTTAGGCCTCACCAACGATCAGCGTACTATTAAAGCTGCACAAGATGCGCTTAAAAAATATGGAACCGGTTGTACAGGTTCCCGCTACTTAAATGGTACGCTCGACAGTCACCTCGAGCTGGAGGATAAATTAGCCAAGTTTATGGGTAAGGAAGGGTGTGTGCTTTTCAGTACCGGCTATCAAACCAATGAAGGCTCTATACAGACTATAGCTGATCGTAACGATATTATTTTTTCGGATAAGGATAATCACGCTTGTATTGTTGTTGGTACCCTTGTTTCGAATGCAAAAACTATGCGTTATCAACATAACGATATGGATCAGCTTCGAAAGCTTCTGGAACGGGCCGACCCTGATGCCGGAAAAATCATTGTAACAGATGGGGTTTTCTCCATGTCAGGAACACTGGCTAAAGTACCTGAACTGGTAAAACTAGCCAAAGAATTTAATGCCCGCCTATATCTTGATGATGCTCACGCTATTGGAGTTGTTGGTGAAGGTGGAAGGGGATCAGCCTCTGTATTTGGCCTGACCGATGAAGTCGATTTAATCAGCGGAACGTTCTCAAAATCATTCGCCTCTTTAGGAGGGTTTTTGGTAGGTGATCGTCCTGTAATTGAATACATTCGCCATAAATCACCGGCGCATATCTTTAGTGCATCCATGCCGCCGGCCAATGTTGCTACCGTACTTAAAGTTCTGGAAATTCTTCAGGAGGAACCCTGGAGGTTAGTACGCCTTGAGGAAATAGCCAATTATATGCGCAAAGAACTGCGCGCATTAGGATTTAATGTATGGAGTAGTCAAAGTCCAATTATCCCTGTTGTAATTGGGGAAATGATGAGCTGTTTCAAATTCTGGAAAGATCTGTTTGAGGAAGGCGTTTATACAAATGCTGTTGTTCCTCCGGCTGTGCCACAAGGGCAATCTCTATTGAGAACCAGTTATATGGCCAGTCATACAGATGAACATCTTGACCAAATTTTGGAAGCTTTCCGTAAAGTTGGTTTAAAGCATGGCGTGATCGACAGAAATGGTCATTCAGCAATTGAATAA
- a CDS encoding DUF58 domain-containing protein: MNPLTILKQLHLSNLFFQVLAGVALAFLVGYFVPAIGAFAEVLFFGFAVIFGVDLVLLFSRKVPVSGRRIVTQRLSNGDENTIRLQLTNKFNFSVQAEIIDEIPHQFQIRDFNIAASLEPELKKEFTYELRPTERGEYDFGDMNIFLNTGIGFVMRKFSIAAKQTVPVYPSFIQMRKFEMYAISNRLTDIGIKKIRRVGHTMEFDQIKEYVRGDDVRSINWKATARANDLMVNQYQDERSQNVINVIDMGRVMKMPFDGLHLLDYAINTSLVISNIALIKDDKAGLVTFSNNDSVVVKPEKKRTHIQRIQEALYNLNTNFLESDYERLVVSLRKHVNQRSLVLLYTNFETFSSMERQLPYLQRIAKDHLLVTIFFENTEMTKLLHEESKTIGQIYTKTIAEKFAFEKKQIVKALNQRGIQTILTPPKELSVNAINKYLELKARGLI, from the coding sequence ATGAACCCACTGACCATTTTAAAACAACTGCATCTCAGCAACCTGTTTTTCCAGGTACTGGCAGGAGTAGCTCTGGCCTTCCTGGTGGGATATTTTGTGCCAGCTATTGGGGCTTTTGCTGAAGTGCTGTTCTTCGGTTTTGCAGTGATATTTGGTGTCGACCTTGTTCTTTTATTTAGCAGGAAAGTGCCGGTTTCCGGAAGACGAATTGTAACCCAGCGGCTCTCCAATGGAGATGAGAACACAATCCGGTTACAATTAACCAATAAATTTAACTTTTCAGTACAGGCAGAGATAATTGATGAAATCCCGCATCAGTTTCAAATCCGGGACTTTAATATTGCAGCCTCTCTAGAGCCGGAACTAAAAAAAGAATTCACTTATGAACTGCGCCCGACCGAACGCGGCGAATATGATTTTGGTGACATGAATATATTCCTGAATACAGGAATTGGATTTGTGATGAGGAAATTCAGCATCGCTGCAAAACAAACGGTTCCGGTATACCCCTCTTTCATTCAGATGCGTAAATTTGAGATGTACGCCATTTCAAACCGGCTGACGGACATTGGCATCAAGAAGATACGCAGAGTGGGCCATACCATGGAATTCGACCAAATCAAGGAATATGTGCGGGGCGATGATGTCCGTTCTATCAACTGGAAAGCTACCGCGCGTGCCAACGACCTGATGGTAAACCAGTACCAGGATGAGCGATCCCAAAATGTTATAAATGTAATTGACATGGGTCGGGTGATGAAAATGCCTTTTGACGGACTTCATCTCCTCGACTACGCCATCAACACAAGCCTGGTGATTTCAAACATTGCACTTATCAAGGATGATAAAGCAGGGTTGGTTACTTTCTCTAATAATGATTCTGTGGTGGTTAAACCGGAGAAAAAGCGTACGCACATCCAGCGCATTCAGGAAGCTTTGTACAACCTCAACACCAATTTTCTGGAATCAGACTACGAGCGACTGGTAGTGTCTCTTCGAAAGCATGTAAATCAACGAAGCCTGGTATTGCTTTATACCAATTTTGAGACTTTTTCATCCATGGAGCGGCAACTTCCTTATCTTCAGCGCATTGCCAAAGATCATTTGCTGGTCACCATCTTTTTTGAAAATACTGAAATGACCAAACTGCTCCATGAAGAGTCGAAAACAATTGGCCAGATTTACACCAAAACTATTGCAGAGAAATTCGCCTTCGAGAAAAAGCAGATTGTGAAGGCTTTAAATCAACGTGGCATTCAAACCATCCTCACTCCACCCAAAGAGCTTTCGGTAAATGCCATTAATAAGTATCTTGAGCTAAAAGCGCGGGGGCTTATATAA